DNA sequence from the Methanofollis formosanus genome:
AAAAAAGAGGACGGTATCTATTTGGTCGGGGGACCGGTTGCGGATCCGCAGATCTCGATGAATCTACTTATCTTCTCCTTCTCTTCCTCTCAACGCGATCGTACGGATCGAGCTCGTCATCATAGTCTTCGTAGTCGTGGCGTCTATTCCGGGCGTCCAAATCCAGATTTTTCATCTGTTTTCTGATCGTCTTTTCCCAAGACTTGGACATAATTTCTGGTGATATCTCCGGATTTATAAATCTGATCCCTGCGCCTTATGGCGATAATATCCTGGTCGAAGGATAATATGTCCTGGAATTAAATCGCGGATCCGGCCGGCGGTGATGGGGGCGTTTTGTGCCGGAAGATCGAGGGGGTTCATGGAGGAATGATGCCCCCTTGAGGATGATGTATTTTTGATCAGGATCCATCGAGAGGGTCTGTCTTCCAGAAAATCGGTCGGGGAAAAAATATTGTGAATAATTATGGGATCTTTGCCGCGGCGCGTTGCGCGAGATCCTTGAGGAGGTCATAGTCGGGATCCGGGCCGATGGTGATGAACCGCTCGTAGACCTCGCCCTTCGCAAAGGCGATGCAGTAACTGTCGTACGTTCCATTGGTCCCCGACCCAATACCCGGTGTCCGGTAACTGATGCAGAGGTCTCCGAGATCCGGGGCCGGCAGTTTCTCGGCATCTCGCGGTGGCACCAGCCCGCTATAGAAGGCGTCGTCCTCCTGCACCATCTTCACGGCATTGCCCGGCGGGAAGATCAGAACAAAATGAGTAATCCTCCTGGAGCTGGCCGAAGAGGGTTTTTCTTCAGCATAGGTCTCGGTATACTCCTTCAGGCACCCGAGATCTCTGGCATCCCGCATGATGATCTTTTCGTCGACTTCGTGTGCAGAGAAGTAGGTGATCTCTGCAGGCAGGTCAGACTGGTTCAGGAGGTACGGGCAGTCGGGGACCGCCGGCGACCCGGTCCCGCCCGACAGGAAGGGAAGCAGCGTGGCCGGCGCAAAGATGGCCATGATCAGGACCCCGACGAGGGCGACGGCCGGAAAAAATGCCGCGGCGACGACGGCACTGTTTGCCCGGCGCGAGGAGAGGTGGTGGAGTTCCCTGATGCCGATCGCCTGGGGATACAGCGTCGAGAGCGCCCCGCCGAAGAGGCCGATGACCGGGATCCAGACGATGACGAAAAACGGGGTGTACGAGTACATCGTCGTCTTGAGGGTCTGCCCGATCCCCCCGCGTCCTCCGAAGAGAAAGACCCAGAGGTGCAGCCAGATCCCGACGAGCAGGGGAACACTGATGGTGATGGCGGCCAGGACCGCGAAGAAGTCCAGGGGCTGGAAGGCCTGGGAAGCCATCGCCCATTTCTTCGGCGTGAGCAGATGGGGGAGGGTGTATAAGGCGGCGGTCATGAGTGTGGAGAAGAGGACCGAGAGCTTGAGAAAATGGATCAGTGCAGTCCCAGGATGTTCATCTTCCAGGTTCCGGAAGGTCTGTGCCGGCCTGAAAAGGATGCCTGTTATTTTCTGGACGAATGAATATGACACCTGGTATCATTGGAGGGGGATAATATAGGGTTGCCGTTTCGGTGTTGAAATTTGTTTCAGGGCGTTAAGGGGGAAATTTTCACTGATTTATGTGATATTTGTTGGGATTCCGCGTGGATCTCGAAATGTCGGAGTGGCTCTGGAGATGCCCTCTGGATTGATCGTTTTTGCTGGGGGTTGGTCATCCTCTTCCCGGGGGATCCGGGGGCAGCGCCCCCGTGTGAAGATGTGGGAAGGTGTGATGATCAGGCGTGCCGCTCTCATGGCAGAATCTTTACCGCTGTCTCGCGCCGGGGAGAGACCCCTCGGACCCCCCGGAGAGAAGATAGGCGGGGACAGCGATTGAGTGGAGTTCGTGTCCGGTGTTTTGTCGTGAGGGGAGTGATCAAGGTTTTCTACATGGCCCAAAGTTCTTACTTTGAAGCATAGAGTGAATAATATTGGTCTATGATCTTTTTCGTGTTGGGTGAGACCTTTATTCCATTTCCTGGTTGATAATATGCAATTCTGATAATCTCGTTTCTGGGTCGAGGCGTACCTTTTACTTTCATGAGAAAAATTTTTGCGGCCATGTGTTTGAAGAGATATTTCACTTCTATTGGGTACAGGCCGGTCTCTTCTCTAAGTTCTCGGATTGCAGATTGGATCTGAAGTTCATCAGGTCGGGCTCCCCCGCCAGGGAGAAGGTACGCTCTATGACTCTGAGCAACGACAAGAATTCCTTTTTCGGTTTCGATGATTGCAGTGCCTCTCCGTCGACCATATGCACTCGGCATAGTGGATTCTAATTTATTATCTTCTTTCTATCTTTTGTTTTGATATTTAGTGGGCCAGTACCAAATTCATCCCATAGGAAAATCTTTCTCCTGTTTTTTTCTGTGGCTGGATGGCCCCGGCGAGTATATGCTTCTCTTCAGTGAGATAGTCCCATAAAGTGAGGAGAGATCATGACCACAAACCATACGCAGAAACGCATCCCCCTGCAGATCACGCTCTCCTAGGAAGCGTATGAATTCGTACAGGAATCTGTCTCAGACGCGTCGCGATGTATAGAGTTCTTAATTCTCAGTGCGAAAAACGGACACTCCGCTCTTCAATACATAATTTCACGAAAAGAAGACAATGGGCCCGCTGAGATTCGAACTCAGGACCTCCGCCATGTCAAGGCGACGTCATAACCAGCTAGACCACGAGCCCTTTGATGCCTGAACAATCAGACTCTCTATAGATTGAACCTCGTCTCATATAAACTTTGTTGGGAGACGGGCATTTGAGATGAGGGAGGCAGGGGGGTGGGATGCCCCCGCGCGATCCCCTATTTTTCAGAGCTTTGCAAACCGCGCCGAGAAGATCCCGACCTTTGCCCTGATCTCGTCCATGACCGGAGCAGGGACATCGGCATCGACGTTCAGGACCATGATCGCTTCCTCGCCCGGCTTGACCCGGCCGACCTGCATCCCGGCGATGTTGATCTCGGCCTCGCCCAGGATGGTGGAGGCCCGGCCGATGACGCCCGGTTTGTCGAGGTGGCGCGAGATGATCACCGAACCCTCAGGGACCATGTCCATCGTGTAGCCGCCGATGGAGACGATCCGGATCCGGTCCTTGGAGAAGACCGTGCCGCTGACCGTCTCTTCCATCTGGTCGGTCGTCACCTTGAGGGTGATGAGGTTCTTGAAGCCCGCGTCCGCCTTGGTGACCGTCTCGGCCACCCGGATCCCGCGCTCCTTCGTGACATACTCGGCATTGACGAAGTTCACCGGCTCGCGGAGGATCGGGTCGAGCAGACCCTTGAGGATGCTCCTGGTGATGAAATGGTTGGTGCGGTTCTCAGAGAGCTCGCCGCCATAGGTGATCTCGATCGCCTCGATCCGGCCGTCGACGAGCTGCCCGATGAGCTTGCCCATCTTCTCGCCCAGGAAGGCGAAGGGCGGGATCTGTTCCTGCCGGTCCGGCGGGACCATCGGGACATTCACCGCGTACTTTGCCGGTTCGCCGGCGAAGACCGCGAGGCACTGCTTCGCCACCGAGACCGCGACGTTCTTCTGCGCCTCGACCGTGCTCGCCCCCAGGTGCGGGGTGACGATCACGTTGTCGAGGGCGAGGAGCGGCGACTCGAAAGGCGGCTCGCTCTCGAAGACGTCCAGGGCGGCGCCGGCGATCTTGCCCGAGACCAGGCCGTCGTACATCGCCTGCTCGTCGATGATCCCGCCGCGAGCGCAGTTGATCATCCGCACGCCGTCCTTCATGGTGGCGATCCGCTCGGCATTGATCAGGTGCGTCGTCTCAGGCGTCAGCGGCGTGTGCACCGTGATGAAGTCGGCGACCTTCACCAGGTCGTCGACCTCCATCAACTCGACCCCGATCTGGGCAGCGTGCTCCTTGGTGACGAACGGGTCGAACCCGACGATCTTCATCTCCATAGCCTGTGCACGCTTTGCGATCTCCCGGCCGATCCGGCCGAGCCCGACAATCCCGAGCGTCTTCTCGTTCAGTTCGACCCCCATGAACTTCGAACGCTTCCACTCCTTCTTCTTCAGGGACGCCGTCGCCTGTGGGATGTTCCGTGCAAGGGAGCACATCATGGCGATGGTATGCTCGGTCGCCGCAAGGGTGTTGCCCGACGGTGCGTTGGCCACCGGGATGCCCCGGCGGGTCGCCGCCTCGGTATCGATATTGTCGACACCCGCTCCTGCCCTGCCGATGAACTTCAACTTCTCACCGGCCTCGATCACCTCGGTCGTGACCTGGGTGCCGCTCCGAACAAGGATCGCATCGTAGTCTTTGATCGCCTCGATCAACTGCTCTTCCGTGAGATCGGTGCGGACGTCGACGTCGCACGTCTCCCGCAATATCGCTACGCCTTCTTCAGCCAGCGGGTCGCTGACAAGGACCTTGAATTGCAATGTAAACCCCAGAATATATACTCCCCTACAGGTATTCATGTTTTTTTATCGCCCGGAATCCCGCCGCCGCGTCGGACTCGGGACCCGGTCAGCACGCCCTGATCCGCAGATCTTCCGGGCCGGGGGAGAAGAGGGCGATCCTTTCTTCTGTCCGAATTCATCCATCTCAAAAAAAGGGTAGAGGCGTACAGGGAGAATCTATAATATTCGTTACGCCTACCATATAGGTGGTGCGATAATGACCGAAATGCCCAACGTTTTGTGGCTCGACGAGATTTCAAAGGATGATATTCCGTCCGTAGGGGGAAAAGGGGCCTCCCTCGGTGAAATGACTTCGGTAGGGCTGCCTGTACCGAAAGCATTCGTTGTGACCGCTCAGGCCTTCAGAAAATTCCTTGTAGAGACCGGGCTTGAGGATTCCATCTTTACCCTCCTCTCAGACCTTGATGTCGACAACAACGAAGCGCTTGAAGAAGTCTCCCAGAGCGTCAAAGATCTTGTCCTTGGCGCGAAGATGCCCGAAGGAATAAAAGAGGAAGTTCTTGCCGCCTATGCCTCGATGGGTGACGGAGAGATGGTGGTCGCCGTCCGTTCCAGTGCCACGGCCGAAGACCTCCCTGACGCCAGCTTTGCCGGGCAGCAGGAGACCTACCTGAATATCAAGGGCGAGGCCGATGTGATCGAGGCCGTCCAGATGTGCTGGGCGTCCCTGTACGGTGCCCGTGCCATATACTACCGGGCGAAACAGGGCTTCGACGACCGGACCGTCAACATCGCAGTCGTGGTCCAGCAGCTCATCGGCTCTGAAAAGTCTGGCGTGATGTTCTCATCGCACCCGGTGAGCGGCGAACCCCTCACCATCATCGAGGGTTCCTGGGGACTTGGAGAGGCAGTGGTCTCCGGCAGCGTCTCACCCGACAAGTATGTCTACGACCGCCGGCTCAAGCGGGTCGTCGACCGCCTCATCTCAAACAAAGAATACATGATCGTCCCGGTCGGGGAGCACGGCACCGAACTGGTGGAGATCCCCAAGGACCGCCAGGACGAACCGGTCCTCACCGACACGGAGGTCGAGCGCCTCGCGGAGTTCGGCCGGATCTCCGAGGAGCACTACGGCGTCCCCCAGGACCTCGAGTGGGGGACCGTCGGGGACACCATCTATATCCTCCAGTCCAGGCCGATCACCACCATCGGGGTGAACGCTCACAAGGCCGCGCCCGCCGCCGCGCCGGCCGGCGAACTGGGTGCGATCATCCTGGAAGGCAACGGTGCCTCTCCGGGCGTGGCAAGCGGCCCGGTGATCATCGTCCACGACGTCAAGGACCTCGGCAAAGTCAGGGACGGCGACATCCTCGTGGCGAAGATGACGAACCCCGATATGGTTCCGGCGATGCGCAAGGTCTCCGGCATCGTCACCGATGAGGGCGGGATGACCTGCCACGCAGCGATCGTCTCGAGGGAACTCGGCACCCCGGCGGTCGTCGGGACGAAGACGGCCACAAAGACATTGAAGAACGGGCAGGTCGTCACCATCGACGGCGAGAAAGGCCTGGTCTTCGAAGGTGCGGCCGCAGTTCCGGCCGGCGCCCAGGCGGTGCCCGCAGCCCAGATGGTCGGTGCGGCCGTCGCGCAGGCCCCGATCATCACCGCCACGAGCATCAAGGTGAACGTCTCCATGCCCGAGGCCGCCACGCGGGCTGCAAATTCCGGTGCAGACGGCGTCGGACTCCTGCGGATCGAACACCTCATCCTCGGCCTGAACAAGACCCCCGGCTGGTTCATCAAGAACGGCAAGGAAGAGGAGTTCATCTCCGAACTCTATACCGGGATCAAGACCGTCCTCGACGCCTTCCCGGGCAAGCCGGTCTGGGTCAGAACCCTCGACGCCCCCACCGACGAGTTCAGGAACATGCTCGGCGGCGAGGACGAACCTGAGGAGCACAACCCGATGCTCGGCTGGCGCGGGATCCGCCGCGACCTCCAGAGCGAGGCCCAGTTCAGGATGCAGGTCGAGACCTTCAAGCGGCTCTGGGACCAGGGCTACGACAACCTGGGCCTGATGTTCCCACTCGTCTCCCACCCCGACCAGTTCGTCAGGGCGAAAGAGCTCCTCGCCGGCTGGGGCGTGGACGTCGACGCCGTCGACCTCGGCATCATGATCGAGATCCCGGCGTGCGCCATCCTCATCGAGGACTTCTGCAAGGCGGGCATCTCGTTTGCCTCCTTCGGGACCAACGACCTGATCCAGTACACCATCGCCATCGACCGGAACAACCAGCTGGTCACCCCCATGTACTGGCCCAAGCACCCGGCGGTGCTTAAGCTGATCCACGACGCCATCGCCGTCTGCCGTGAGTACGATGTGGAGTGCTCCATCTGCGGCCAGGCCGGTTCGGACCCCAAGATGGTCGAGTGGTTGATAAGAAACGGGATCACCAGCGTATCTGCAAACATCGATGCCGTCCCCAAGATCAGGGAGACGGCGGCACGGACAGAGAAGCGGATGATCCTCGACGCAGTGAGATCCAGGAATGCAGAAGAACGGAATCTCTGAAGAGGAACTTTTTTCCTTCCTCTCTTTGAAGAAAGACGAGGATTCGAACTATCATCACGTGCTGAGTTCGATGTGCACCATCCCCCACCCGATCGCGGTGCGGGCGCATCAGATGTTCGTCGAGGCAAACCTCGGCGACCCGGGTCTCTTCGTGGGGACGGCTTCGATCGAGGAACTCCTTATCGAACGGTTGGGCACGCTCTTCCACCACCCGGAGGCCGGCGGGTATGCCACCTCGGGCGGGACCGAGTCCAACCTCCAGGCGCTGCGGATCTTTGCCAAGATGAAGGGTTCGAGGCGGCCGAACGTGGTGGTCCCCGAGTCCGCGCATTTTTCGTTCGAGAAGGCCTGCGATATTCTCTCGCTCGAGATGCGGACCGTCCCGTCTGACGAGACCTTCAGGATGGGTGTCGACGCCCTCCAGGAACGGATGGACGAGAACACCTGCTGTGTCGTCGCCATCGCCGGAACGACCGAGTACGGCGTCATCGACCCGATCAAAGCGGTCTCGGAGATCACCCACGATGCCGGTGTCCCCCTCCATGTGGACGCCGCCTTCGGCGGTCTGGTGATACCCTTCCTTGACCCGGAGATCCCCTTCGACTTCGCCCTGCCCGGCGTCTCCTCCATTGCGGTGGATCCGCACAAGATGGGGATGAGCACCATCCCATGCGGGAGTCTGCTGGTCCGCGAGCCCTCGTGGTTCGGCCTCCTCAATGTGGAGACCCCGTACCTGACGGTGAAGCAGGAGTGCACCCTGGCCGGGACCAGGTCCGGAGGTGCGGTCGTCAGTGCCTTTGCGGTCCTCGAATATCTGGGGATGAACGGGATGAAGGCGGTCGTCGAAGGATGCATGAAGAATACCCGCCGGTTGATCGAGGGGATGGAGACCTACGGCTACCGGCGTGCGGTCACGCCCGACCTGAACGTGGCGACCTTCGAGGCTGGCACCGGCACCGTCCCGCCCGGATGGCGGGTCTCATGGACCAGGCGCGGCCACATGCGCACGGTCATGATGCCCCATGTGACCAGGGACGTGATCGAGGAGTTCTTACGAGAGATTGGTGAGATGGATGCTTGAACGTCTGATTGAATCACTGGAAGCCGCGCCGATGGTGCAACGGGGAGACTACCACTACTTTATCCACCCGATCACCGACGGGGTCCCGCTTCTCGACCCGGCCCTGCTGCGCGATGTGGCGTGCGCGATGGTCACGGTCATGGACCTCCACGGCGTGGACAAGATCGTCACCGCCGAGGCGATGGGGATCCATATCGGGACCGCGCTCTCGCTGATGACCGACATCCCGTTGAACATCCTGCGCAAGCGTTCCTATTCCTTGCCCGGGGAGATTGCCGTCCATCAGTCGACCGGGTACTCGACCGGACAGCTGTACCTGAACGGGATCGAGAAGGGAGACCGGGTGGTCGTGATCGACGACGTGATCTCCACCGGCGGGACGCTGAAGGCGGTGCTTGCCGCCCTCGAGAATGCAGGGGCCGAGATCGTCGATGTCTGCGTGGTGATCCAGCGCGGCGAGCCCGAGCTCGGACGGGCGTACACTCCCTTAGTCACGATTGATGTGGATGCCGACGGAGTCAGGGTCATTGATACCTGCCGCTGAACTGGCGGACAGGGTGCGGGCGGCGGGAGCGCGGCGGATCGTCCTCCAGCTCCCGGACGGGCTGAAGCGCCGGGCCCCCGCTCTGGTCCGGGCGCTCGGAGCGGAAGGGATCGAGGTCGCGGCCGTCGCCGGCGATCCGTGTTATGGGGCCTGCGACCTGGCCCTGGACACCGTCGCCCTGACCGGGGCCGACCTCCTGGTCCATATCGGGCATGCGCCGGTCGAGGAGCGGGAGGGGGTGCTGTACGAGTACCTCTCCTTCGACTTCGACCCCGCCGCGGTGGCAGCGGCCCTCCCCCTCCTCAACGGCACCGAGGTGGGCCTGGTCACCACCGTCCAGCACGTTCATCTTCTCAAGGAAGTCACGGAAGTCCTGGCCACACACGGGATCAGGGCCGAGGTCGGACCGGGCGATGGGCGGACCCCGCTCCCGGGCCAGGTGCTCGGGTGCAGTTATGCGAATGCCCGCGCCCTCTCGGCCCCAGAGATCCTGTATGTCGGGACCGGCGTCTTTCATGCCATCGGCGTCGCCCTTGCCACCGGCAAGCATGTCGTCGCTCTCGATCCGTACTCCGGCGAGGTGCGCGAGGTCTCGGGGGACGCCGACCGCCTGCTCCGCCGGCGCTTCGCCCTCATCGAGAAGGC
Encoded proteins:
- a CDS encoding YIP1 family protein; protein product: MSYSFVQKITGILFRPAQTFRNLEDEHPGTALIHFLKLSVLFSTLMTAALYTLPHLLTPKKWAMASQAFQPLDFFAVLAAITISVPLLVGIWLHLWVFLFGGRGGIGQTLKTTMYSYTPFFVIVWIPVIGLFGGALSTLYPQAIGIRELHHLSSRRANSAVVAAAFFPAVALVGVLIMAIFAPATLLPFLSGGTGSPAVPDCPYLLNQSDLPAEITYFSAHEVDEKIIMRDARDLGCLKEYTETYAEEKPSSASSRRITHFVLIFPPGNAVKMVQEDDAFYSGLVPPRDAEKLPAPDLGDLCISYRTPGIGSGTNGTYDSYCIAFAKGEVYERFITIGPDPDYDLLKDLAQRAAAKIP
- a CDS encoding NUDIX domain-containing protein, which codes for MPSAYGRRRGTAIIETEKGILVVAQSHRAYLLPGGGARPDELQIQSAIRELREETGLYPIEVKYLFKHMAAKIFLMKVKGTPRPRNEIIRIAYYQPGNGIKVSPNTKKIIDQYYSLYASK
- the serA gene encoding phosphoglycerate dehydrogenase, which translates into the protein MNTCRGVYILGFTLQFKVLVSDPLAEEGVAILRETCDVDVRTDLTEEQLIEAIKDYDAILVRSGTQVTTEVIEAGEKLKFIGRAGAGVDNIDTEAATRRGIPVANAPSGNTLAATEHTIAMMCSLARNIPQATASLKKKEWKRSKFMGVELNEKTLGIVGLGRIGREIAKRAQAMEMKIVGFDPFVTKEHAAQIGVELMEVDDLVKVADFITVHTPLTPETTHLINAERIATMKDGVRMINCARGGIIDEQAMYDGLVSGKIAGAALDVFESEPPFESPLLALDNVIVTPHLGASTVEAQKNVAVSVAKQCLAVFAGEPAKYAVNVPMVPPDRQEQIPPFAFLGEKMGKLIGQLVDGRIEAIEITYGGELSENRTNHFITRSILKGLLDPILREPVNFVNAEYVTKERGIRVAETVTKADAGFKNLITLKVTTDQMEETVSGTVFSKDRIRIVSIGGYTMDMVPEGSVIISRHLDKPGVIGRASTILGEAEINIAGMQVGRVKPGEEAIMVLNVDADVPAPVMDEIRAKVGIFSARFAKL
- the ppsA gene encoding phosphoenolpyruvate synthase, with the translated sequence MTEMPNVLWLDEISKDDIPSVGGKGASLGEMTSVGLPVPKAFVVTAQAFRKFLVETGLEDSIFTLLSDLDVDNNEALEEVSQSVKDLVLGAKMPEGIKEEVLAAYASMGDGEMVVAVRSSATAEDLPDASFAGQQETYLNIKGEADVIEAVQMCWASLYGARAIYYRAKQGFDDRTVNIAVVVQQLIGSEKSGVMFSSHPVSGEPLTIIEGSWGLGEAVVSGSVSPDKYVYDRRLKRVVDRLISNKEYMIVPVGEHGTELVEIPKDRQDEPVLTDTEVERLAEFGRISEEHYGVPQDLEWGTVGDTIYILQSRPITTIGVNAHKAAPAAAPAGELGAIILEGNGASPGVASGPVIIVHDVKDLGKVRDGDILVAKMTNPDMVPAMRKVSGIVTDEGGMTCHAAIVSRELGTPAVVGTKTATKTLKNGQVVTIDGEKGLVFEGAAAVPAGAQAVPAAQMVGAAVAQAPIITATSIKVNVSMPEAATRAANSGADGVGLLRIEHLILGLNKTPGWFIKNGKEEEFISELYTGIKTVLDAFPGKPVWVRTLDAPTDEFRNMLGGEDEPEEHNPMLGWRGIRRDLQSEAQFRMQVETFKRLWDQGYDNLGLMFPLVSHPDQFVRAKELLAGWGVDVDAVDLGIMIEIPACAILIEDFCKAGISFASFGTNDLIQYTIAIDRNNQLVTPMYWPKHPAVLKLIHDAIAVCREYDVECSICGQAGSDPKMVEWLIRNGITSVSANIDAVPKIRETAARTEKRMILDAVRSRNAEERNL
- the mfnA gene encoding tyrosine decarboxylase MfnA, encoding MQKNGISEEELFSFLSLKKDEDSNYHHVLSSMCTIPHPIAVRAHQMFVEANLGDPGLFVGTASIEELLIERLGTLFHHPEAGGYATSGGTESNLQALRIFAKMKGSRRPNVVVPESAHFSFEKACDILSLEMRTVPSDETFRMGVDALQERMDENTCCVVAIAGTTEYGVIDPIKAVSEITHDAGVPLHVDAAFGGLVIPFLDPEIPFDFALPGVSSIAVDPHKMGMSTIPCGSLLVREPSWFGLLNVETPYLTVKQECTLAGTRSGGAVVSAFAVLEYLGMNGMKAVVEGCMKNTRRLIEGMETYGYRRAVTPDLNVATFEAGTGTVPPGWRVSWTRRGHMRTVMMPHVTRDVIEEFLREIGEMDA
- the hpt gene encoding hypoxanthine/guanine phosphoribosyltransferase codes for the protein MLERLIESLEAAPMVQRGDYHYFIHPITDGVPLLDPALLRDVACAMVTVMDLHGVDKIVTAEAMGIHIGTALSLMTDIPLNILRKRSYSLPGEIAVHQSTGYSTGQLYLNGIEKGDRVVVIDDVISTGGTLKAVLAALENAGAEIVDVCVVIQRGEPELGRAYTPLVTIDVDADGVRVIDTCR
- the dph2 gene encoding diphthamide biosynthesis enzyme Dph2, encoding MIPAAELADRVRAAGARRIVLQLPDGLKRRAPALVRALGAEGIEVAAVAGDPCYGACDLALDTVALTGADLLVHIGHAPVEEREGVLYEYLSFDFDPAAVAAALPLLNGTEVGLVTTVQHVHLLKEVTEVLATHGIRAEVGPGDGRTPLPGQVLGCSYANARALSAPEILYVGTGVFHAIGVALATGKHVVALDPYSGEVREVSGDADRLLRRRFALIEKARSAECVGIILSTKSGQARPALAARLAALSEKAVVITMREVSAAEMVNFGCGAYVNTACPRLAYDDQVRFPVPLLTPQEFEVLVGVRAWEEYEVDEIV